A genomic region of Carassius carassius chromosome 27, fCarCar2.1, whole genome shotgun sequence contains the following coding sequences:
- the si:dkeyp-55f12.3 gene encoding uncharacterized protein si:dkeyp-55f12.3 → MAACELQGELKYRDGRTSQFTVPADGSLKAMITGIKKLNADISEVLTTLVEQERGSVENSTADVDDEEEADSDEEERTTEMATKKSNSEPPKKRMKTLRS, encoded by the exons ATGGCAGCGTGCGAGCTGCAGGGAGAGCTGAAGTACCGAGATGGACGGACAAGCCAGTTTACAGTACCAGCAGATGGCAGTTTGAAAGCAATGATAACTGGCATCAAGAAATTAAATGCTGATATATCTGAAGTTTTGACCACTCTTGTTGAACAAGAAAGAGGCTCAGTGGAAAACAGCACAGCGGATGTAGATG ATGAAGAAGAAGCGGACAGTGATGAAGAGGAGAGGACTACAGAAATGGCCACCAAAAAGTCAAACTCAGAGCCTCCAAAAAAGCGGATGAAAACCTTGCGTTCTTGA
- the tmem251 gene encoding lysosomal enzyme trafficking factor, which produces MMNFRQRMGWIGVGLYLLASVAAVYYIFEISQTYNLLALAQEQKVAGAQTKRSGDASSSSPSSTSWIVTLKTRLLLLPFWVWATIFLIPYLQVFLFLYSCTRTDPKTVGYCILPICLAVLCNRQQTFAKASNQISRLQLIDT; this is translated from the coding sequence ATGATGAATTTCCGCCAGCGGATGGGGTGGATAGGTGTCGGACTGTACTTGTTGGCTAGTGTCGCTGCCGTGTATTATATATTTGAGATCAGCCAAACATACAACCTACTTGCACTGGCACAAGAACAAAAGGTGGCTGGGGCACAGACAAAAAGGTCAGGAGATGCTTCTTCCTCTTCCCCATCTTCAACCTCATGGATCGTGACTCTGAAAACGAGACTTCTCCTCCTGCCCTTCTGGGTGTGGGCCACCATTTTCCTCATTCCCTACCTCCAGGTGTTCCTCTTTCTTTACTCCTGCACAAGGACGGACCCCAAGACTGTAGGATACTGTATTCTACCCATCTGCCTTGCTGTTCTCTGCAACCGTCAGCAAACCTTCGCCAAGGCCTCCAATCAGATCAGCAGACTGCAGCTGATTGACACTTGA